The proteins below come from a single Streptomyces sp. SCSIO 75703 genomic window:
- the pheS gene encoding phenylalanine--tRNA ligase subunit alpha: MSAPNKSYDPVEVEALKPEEIERMRDEALAAFAAADSLDALQEAKVAHTGGTSPLALANREIGALPPQAKAEAGKRVGQARGAVNKALAARQAELEAERDARVLVEEAVDVTLPYDRVPAGARHPLTTLSERIEDVFVAMGYEVAEGPEAEAEWFNFDALNIGPDHPARGEADTFFVRGPKGGTESGVVLRTHTSPVQIRSLLDREPPVYVICPGRVYRTDELDATHTPVFHQVELLAVDEGLTMADLKGTLDHMVQSLFGEGMRTRLRPNFFPFTEPSAEMDMLCYVCKGASVGNPDRPCRTCSSEGWIELGGCGMVNPRVLTACGVDPEKYSGFAFGFGIERMLMFRHNVEDMRDMVEGDVRFTRPFGMEI; this comes from the coding sequence ATGTCGGCACCGAATAAGTCGTACGACCCTGTCGAGGTCGAGGCGTTGAAACCGGAAGAGATCGAGCGCATGCGGGACGAGGCGCTCGCCGCCTTCGCCGCCGCGGACTCCCTCGACGCGCTCCAGGAGGCCAAGGTCGCCCACACCGGCGGCACCTCCCCGCTGGCGCTGGCCAACCGTGAGATCGGCGCCCTGCCCCCACAGGCCAAGGCCGAGGCGGGCAAGCGCGTCGGCCAGGCCCGCGGCGCCGTCAACAAGGCGCTCGCCGCCCGCCAGGCCGAACTGGAGGCCGAGCGTGACGCCCGGGTGCTGGTCGAGGAGGCGGTGGACGTCACACTGCCCTACGACCGCGTCCCGGCCGGCGCCCGCCACCCGCTCACCACGCTCTCGGAGCGCATCGAGGACGTCTTCGTCGCCATGGGCTACGAGGTCGCCGAGGGCCCCGAGGCCGAGGCCGAGTGGTTCAACTTCGACGCCCTCAACATCGGCCCGGACCACCCGGCCCGCGGCGAGGCCGACACGTTCTTCGTGCGCGGCCCGAAGGGGGGCACCGAGTCCGGCGTCGTGCTGCGCACCCACACCTCGCCGGTGCAGATCCGCTCCCTGCTCGACCGCGAGCCGCCGGTCTACGTGATCTGCCCCGGCCGCGTGTACCGCACCGACGAGCTGGACGCCACCCACACCCCCGTCTTCCACCAGGTCGAGCTGCTCGCCGTCGACGAGGGCCTGACCATGGCGGACCTCAAGGGCACCCTGGACCACATGGTCCAGTCGCTGTTCGGCGAGGGCATGAGGACCCGGCTGCGGCCGAACTTCTTCCCCTTCACCGAGCCGTCCGCCGAGATGGACATGCTCTGCTACGTCTGCAAGGGCGCCTCCGTCGGCAACCCCGACCGGCCCTGCCGCACCTGCTCCAGCGAAGGCTGGATCGAGCTGGGCGGCTGCGGCATGGTCAACCCGCGGGTGCTCACCGCCTGCGGCGTCGACCCCGAGAAGTACAGCGGCTTCGCCTTCGGGTTCGGCATCGAGCGGATGCTGATGTTCCGCCACAACGTCGAGGACATGCGAGACATGGTCGAGGGTGACGTCCGGTTCACCCGGCCGTTCGGGATGGAGATCTGA
- the pheT gene encoding phenylalanine--tRNA ligase subunit beta, producing the protein MRVPLSWLREYVDLPATETGRDVQAKLISAGLEVETVEHLGADLKGPLVVGRVLTIEELEGFRKPIRFCTVDVGGANGTGEPQEIVCGARNFAVGDKVVVVLPGAVLPGGFAISARKTYGKVSHGMICSSDELGMGDDGTEGIIVLPPETETGKDAIELLELVDEVLDIAVTPDRGYCLSIRGVAREAATAYGLPLRDPALIDVPGPNAFGHPVQVSDPAGCDRFTARTVTGLNPDARSPIWLRRRLQKVGMRPISLAVDITNYVMMEIGQPLHAYDRSLVQGTIGVRRAEPGEKLTTLDGVTRTLDAEDLVITDERGPIGLAGVMGGADTEIGDHDEPAKATGDVVIEAAHFDAVSIARTARRHKLSSEASRRFERGVDPQAAAAAAQRTVDLLVLLAGGTADAGVTEVVAPGAPTTLTIPADHPDKVAGVSYGRETVVRRLQEVGCDVYGQDELIVTVPSWRPDLTDPNDLAEEVIRLEGYENLPTTLPRPPAGRGLTHRQRLHRRVGRALAGAGYVEAPNYPFLSEQVFDQLGLEADDPARRVVRLTNPLSDEEPALRTSLLPGLLGALRRNDGRGSHDLALFETGLVFHPREQGRTAVHPAVDRRPGAGELAALDAALPEQPRHVAVVLAGAREQAGWWGKGRPADWADAVEAARTVAGEAGAELTVRKGQYGPWHPGRCAELVVTEDGAERVVGHAGELHPRVVKSLGLPARTCAMELDLDVLERVGDDTPRAPGISTFPVATQDVALVVDAYVPAADVEAALREGAGELLESIRLFDVYDNAEQLGEGRRSLAYALRFRADDRTLTVDEASAARDAAVALAGERVGAVLRA; encoded by the coding sequence ATGCGGGTCCCGCTTTCCTGGCTGCGGGAGTACGTCGACCTGCCGGCCACCGAGACCGGCCGCGACGTGCAGGCCAAGCTGATTTCGGCCGGTCTGGAGGTCGAGACGGTCGAGCACCTCGGCGCCGACCTCAAGGGGCCGCTGGTCGTCGGCCGGGTCCTGACCATCGAGGAGCTGGAGGGCTTCCGCAAGCCGATCCGCTTCTGCACCGTCGACGTCGGCGGGGCCAACGGCACCGGCGAGCCGCAGGAGATCGTCTGCGGCGCCCGCAACTTCGCCGTCGGCGACAAGGTCGTCGTCGTCCTGCCCGGCGCCGTGCTGCCCGGCGGCTTCGCCATCTCCGCCCGCAAGACCTACGGCAAGGTCTCGCACGGCATGATCTGCTCCAGCGACGAGCTGGGCATGGGCGACGACGGCACCGAGGGCATCATCGTCCTGCCGCCGGAGACCGAGACCGGCAAGGACGCCATCGAGCTGCTGGAACTGGTCGACGAGGTCCTGGACATCGCCGTCACCCCGGACCGCGGCTACTGCCTGTCGATCCGCGGCGTGGCGCGCGAGGCCGCCACCGCCTACGGGCTGCCGCTGCGCGACCCGGCCCTGATCGACGTCCCCGGCCCGAACGCCTTCGGCCACCCCGTCCAGGTATCCGACCCGGCCGGCTGCGACCGGTTCACCGCCCGCACCGTCACCGGGCTGAACCCCGACGCGCGCTCCCCGATCTGGCTCCGGCGCCGGCTGCAGAAGGTCGGCATGCGCCCGATCTCCCTCGCCGTCGACATCACCAACTACGTGATGATGGAGATCGGCCAGCCGCTGCACGCCTACGACCGCTCCCTCGTCCAGGGCACCATCGGCGTGCGCCGCGCCGAGCCCGGCGAGAAGCTCACCACCCTCGACGGCGTCACCCGCACCCTCGACGCCGAGGACCTGGTGATCACCGACGAGCGCGGCCCGATCGGCCTGGCCGGCGTCATGGGCGGCGCCGACACCGAGATCGGCGACCACGACGAGCCGGCCAAGGCCACCGGCGACGTGGTCATCGAGGCCGCCCACTTCGACGCCGTGTCCATCGCGCGCACCGCCCGCCGCCACAAGCTCTCCTCCGAGGCGTCCCGGCGCTTCGAGCGGGGAGTCGACCCGCAGGCCGCCGCGGCCGCCGCCCAGCGCACCGTCGACCTGCTGGTGCTGCTCGCGGGCGGCACCGCCGACGCCGGTGTCACCGAGGTCGTCGCGCCGGGCGCCCCCACCACGCTCACCATCCCGGCGGACCACCCGGACAAGGTCGCGGGCGTCTCCTACGGCCGCGAGACCGTCGTGCGACGCCTCCAGGAGGTCGGCTGCGACGTGTACGGGCAGGACGAGCTGATCGTCACCGTCCCGTCCTGGCGGCCCGACCTCACCGACCCCAACGACCTGGCCGAAGAGGTCATCCGGCTGGAGGGCTACGAGAACCTGCCCACCACCCTGCCCCGGCCCCCGGCGGGCCGCGGCCTCACCCACCGCCAGCGGCTGCACCGCCGCGTGGGCCGCGCCCTGGCCGGCGCCGGCTACGTGGAGGCGCCGAACTACCCGTTCCTCTCCGAGCAGGTCTTCGACCAGCTCGGCCTGGAGGCCGACGACCCGGCCCGGCGCGTGGTGCGGCTGACCAACCCGCTCAGCGACGAGGAGCCCGCGCTGCGCACCTCGCTGCTGCCCGGTCTGCTCGGCGCCCTGCGCCGCAACGACGGGCGCGGCTCGCACGACCTGGCGCTCTTCGAGACCGGGCTGGTCTTCCACCCGCGCGAGCAGGGGCGGACCGCCGTCCACCCGGCCGTCGACCGGCGCCCCGGCGCCGGGGAACTGGCCGCGCTGGACGCCGCCCTGCCCGAGCAGCCCCGGCACGTCGCCGTGGTCCTGGCCGGCGCCCGCGAACAGGCCGGCTGGTGGGGCAAGGGCCGCCCCGCCGACTGGGCCGACGCCGTCGAGGCCGCCCGTACGGTGGCCGGCGAGGCCGGTGCGGAACTCACCGTCCGCAAGGGCCAGTACGGCCCGTGGCACCCCGGCCGCTGCGCCGAACTGGTCGTCACCGAGGACGGCGCCGAGCGCGTCGTCGGCCACGCGGGCGAACTGCACCCGAGGGTCGTGAAGAGCCTCGGCCTGCCCGCCCGCACCTGCGCGATGGAGCTGGACCTCGACGTCCTGGAGCGGGTCGGCGACGACACCCCGCGGGCGCCGGGCATCTCCACCTTCCCGGTCGCCACGCAGGACGTCGCCCTGGTCGTCGACGCGTACGTCCCCGCGGCGGACGTGGAGGCGGCGCTGCGCGAGGGCGCCGGCGAACTGCTGGAGTCCATCCGCCTGTTCGACGTCTACGACAACGCCGAGCAGCTCGGCGAGGGCCGCAGGTCGCTGGCGTACGCGCTGCGCTTCCGCGCGGACGACCGCACGCTGACGGTCGACGAGGCGTCCGCGGCGCGCGACGCGGCGGTGGCCCTCGCGGGCGAGCGGGTGGGCGCGGTGCTGCGCGCCTAG
- a CDS encoding transcriptional regulator, with amino-acid sequence MHPNTLLDALLDEAGVSHAGLAAHVNQAGRARGLALRYEHTAVARWLKGQRPRGQVPDLICEVLAARLDRPVDLDDVGLGRPGEPAAAHTGPLGGFVDRATALWRSDRQRRPHLLGAPALAGTPAVMPVWEWENPPEDGDVSRSGPHRVTPADLEMLRAARAHYEQMYRKAGGMATRDRVVGFLTAEAAPLLRGGYPDAVGRRLHRATGGLVAVAGICAYDSDAHGLAQRYFHQALRLAKASGDRALGAYVIALLVNQALYLREYRQAVAFAEAALRAAGGQTTQALASDLYAMQAKAYARLGDAAGALACIRRAERAAGRILRGHEPEETGYVQPGLVNVQVAEALLSLGELAAAQEHAAAAVDNPAHDRGRVHRLAMLSTVALRQGDADRAVATAVRMAEQARGMESRRLRERLRTVRAHLVRSGRAGTAEAAELIDGALRVPL; translated from the coding sequence ATGCATCCCAACACTCTCCTCGACGCGCTCCTCGACGAGGCGGGCGTCTCGCACGCGGGGCTGGCCGCACACGTCAACCAGGCCGGGCGGGCGCGCGGCCTCGCCCTGCGCTACGAGCACACCGCCGTGGCCCGGTGGCTGAAGGGCCAGCGCCCCCGCGGCCAGGTCCCCGACCTGATCTGCGAGGTCCTCGCCGCCCGGCTGGACCGCCCGGTCGACCTCGACGACGTCGGCCTCGGCCGGCCAGGCGAGCCCGCCGCCGCGCACACCGGCCCGCTCGGCGGATTCGTCGACCGGGCCACCGCCCTGTGGCGCTCCGACCGGCAGCGGCGCCCGCACCTGCTCGGCGCCCCCGCGCTCGCCGGCACCCCCGCCGTGATGCCGGTCTGGGAGTGGGAGAACCCGCCCGAGGACGGGGACGTCTCCCGGAGCGGCCCGCACCGGGTCACCCCGGCCGACCTGGAGATGCTGCGCGCGGCCCGCGCCCACTACGAGCAGATGTACCGCAAGGCCGGCGGCATGGCGACCCGCGACCGCGTCGTCGGCTTCCTCACCGCCGAGGCCGCCCCGCTGCTGCGCGGCGGCTACCCCGACGCCGTCGGACGCCGGCTCCACCGGGCCACCGGCGGCCTGGTCGCGGTGGCCGGCATCTGCGCGTACGACTCCGACGCGCACGGCCTCGCCCAGCGCTACTTCCACCAGGCCCTGCGCCTCGCCAAGGCCAGTGGCGACCGGGCCCTGGGCGCCTACGTCATCGCGCTCCTCGTCAACCAGGCGCTGTACCTGCGGGAGTACCGGCAGGCCGTCGCCTTCGCCGAGGCCGCGCTGCGCGCCGCCGGCGGGCAGACCACCCAGGCGCTCGCCTCCGACCTGTACGCGATGCAGGCCAAGGCGTACGCGCGCCTCGGCGACGCGGCCGGGGCCCTGGCCTGCATCCGGCGGGCCGAGCGGGCCGCCGGGCGCATCCTGCGCGGGCACGAGCCCGAGGAGACCGGCTACGTCCAGCCCGGACTGGTCAACGTCCAGGTGGCGGAGGCCCTGCTCAGCCTGGGCGAACTCGCGGCGGCGCAGGAGCACGCGGCGGCGGCCGTCGACAACCCGGCGCACGACCGCGGCCGGGTGCACCGGCTCGCCATGCTCAGCACCGTCGCCCTGCGCCAGGGGGACGCCGACAGGGCGGTGGCCACGGCCGTGCGGATGGCCGAACAGGCCCGGGGCATGGAGTCCCGGCGGCTGCGCGAGAGGCTGCGCACGGTCCGCGCGCACCTGGTGCGCAGCGGCCGCGCCGGTACGGCGGAGGCGGCCGAGCTGATCGACGGGGCGCTGCGCGTTCCGCTGTGA
- a CDS encoding NUDIX domain-containing protein → MQWTMRDEQTVYANRWFSVNLADVGLPDGRRLDHFLIRLRAVAAATVVNAADEVLLLWRHRFITDSWGWELAAGVVEDGEEVRAAAARELEEETGWRPGPLRHLLSVEPSNGLSDARHHVYWSDSGEYVGHPVDDFESDRREWVPLKLVPDLVARGEVPAAGMAAALLLLHHLRLGRDRNRAS, encoded by the coding sequence GTGCAGTGGACGATGCGAGACGAGCAGACGGTGTACGCGAATCGCTGGTTCAGCGTCAACCTCGCGGATGTCGGGCTGCCCGACGGCCGCCGTCTCGACCACTTCCTCATCCGGCTGCGGGCGGTGGCCGCCGCCACCGTGGTGAACGCGGCCGACGAGGTGCTCCTGCTGTGGCGGCACCGGTTCATCACGGACAGCTGGGGGTGGGAACTGGCCGCCGGGGTCGTCGAGGACGGCGAGGAGGTGCGGGCCGCCGCGGCCCGGGAACTGGAGGAGGAGACCGGCTGGCGGCCCGGTCCGCTGCGGCACCTGCTGAGCGTGGAGCCCTCCAACGGCCTCAGCGACGCCCGCCACCACGTCTACTGGTCGGACAGCGGGGAGTACGTCGGACATCCGGTGGACGACTTCGAGTCGGACCGCCGGGAATGGGTCCCGCTCAAACTGGTGCCGGACCTGGTGGCCCGGGGCGAGGTCCCCGCCGCCGGCATGGCCGCCGCCCTGCTCCTCCTGCACCACCTGCGCCTCGGCCGGGACCGGAACCGGGCCTCCTGA
- a CDS encoding 3-hydroxybutyryl-CoA dehydrogenase: MTGISGDIARVGVVGCGQMGAGIAEVCARAGLDVKVAETTGEALEIGRTRLFTSLAKAAERGKITEEERDAAQERLGFTTDLGEFADRDLVIEAVVESEQVKTEIFQVLDQVVVRPDAILASNTSSIPLVRLAVATSRADHVIGIHFFNPAPVQQLVELIPALTTSEGTISRAQLFTEKVLGKHAIRAQDRSGFVVNALLIPYLLSAIRMFESGIASREDIDNGMEMGCAHPMGPLKLSDLIGLDTVASVAHSMYEEFKEPLYAAPPLLQRMVDAGRLGRKSGSGFYTYG, translated from the coding sequence GTGACCGGCATCTCGGGAGATATCGCACGCGTCGGTGTGGTGGGCTGCGGCCAGATGGGAGCGGGCATCGCCGAGGTGTGCGCCCGCGCGGGCCTGGACGTCAAGGTCGCCGAGACCACCGGCGAAGCCCTGGAGATCGGCCGGACCCGGCTGTTCACCTCCCTCGCCAAGGCCGCCGAGCGCGGGAAGATCACCGAGGAGGAGCGGGACGCGGCGCAGGAGCGGCTCGGCTTCACCACCGACCTCGGCGAGTTCGCCGACCGTGACCTGGTGATCGAGGCCGTGGTCGAGAGCGAGCAGGTGAAGACGGAGATCTTCCAGGTGCTCGACCAGGTGGTGGTCCGCCCGGACGCGATCCTGGCCTCCAACACCTCCTCGATCCCGCTGGTCAGGCTGGCGGTCGCCACCTCGCGGGCGGACCACGTGATCGGCATCCACTTCTTCAACCCGGCCCCCGTGCAGCAGCTCGTCGAGCTGATCCCGGCCCTCACCACCTCCGAGGGCACGATCAGCCGGGCGCAGCTCTTCACGGAGAAGGTGCTCGGCAAGCACGCCATCCGCGCCCAGGACCGCTCCGGGTTCGTGGTCAACGCGCTGCTGATCCCGTACCTGCTCTCCGCGATCCGGATGTTCGAGTCGGGGATCGCCAGCCGGGAGGACATCGACAACGGCATGGAGATGGGCTGCGCCCACCCGATGGGGCCGCTGAAGCTCTCCGACCTGATCGGCCTGGACACCGTGGCCTCGGTCGCGCACTCCATGTACGAGGAGTTCAAGGAGCCGCTGTACGCCGCTCCCCCGCTGCTCCAGCGCATGGTCGACGCGGGCCGGCTGGGCCGCAAGAGCGGCTCCGGCTTCTACACCTACGGCTGA
- a CDS encoding family 10 glycosylhydrolase: protein MGRVSRRAFTVAALSALTTAPAASSALAEQERRGGAPATEMRGLWLATVANRDWPSRAGLRAGEQRAELLRHLDNAVRHGLNTVFLQVRPTADALWPSPHEPWSAYLSGSQGRDPGWDPLGTAVAEAHARGLELHAWFNPYRVAPHADPARLLPSHPARRHPEWVVPYAGRLHYDPGLPEVRAFVQDAIMDAVERYPVDGVHFDDYFYPYPVAGEDFDDAASHAAHGAGFATRADWRRANIDRLVRETAERVRAVRPAARFGVSPFGVWRNAATDPRGSATTAGVQTYDDLHADTLTWVREGWLDYVVPQLYWHVGLPAADYATLLAWWAGAVRGSRTRLYIGEALYKAGDPAQDARWQDPAELSGHLARARLHPEVRGHVFFAARDLAEDRIGAMARVTADHYGRPAGPPR, encoded by the coding sequence ATGGGCCGTGTCTCCCGCCGGGCCTTCACCGTGGCCGCGCTGTCGGCGCTCACCACGGCACCGGCCGCCTCCTCCGCCCTCGCCGAACAGGAACGCCGGGGAGGGGCCCCCGCCACCGAGATGCGGGGTCTGTGGCTGGCCACCGTCGCCAACCGGGACTGGCCCAGCCGGGCCGGGCTGCGCGCGGGCGAGCAGCGCGCCGAACTGCTGCGGCACCTCGACAACGCGGTCCGTCACGGGCTCAACACGGTCTTCCTCCAGGTGCGGCCCACGGCCGACGCGCTGTGGCCCTCGCCGCACGAGCCGTGGAGCGCTTACCTGTCGGGCTCCCAGGGGCGCGACCCCGGCTGGGACCCGCTGGGCACGGCCGTCGCCGAGGCCCACGCCCGCGGCCTGGAGCTGCACGCCTGGTTCAACCCGTACCGGGTCGCCCCGCACGCGGACCCGGCGCGGCTGCTGCCCTCCCACCCCGCCCGCCGCCACCCCGAGTGGGTGGTGCCGTACGCCGGCCGGCTCCACTACGACCCGGGGCTCCCCGAGGTACGGGCCTTCGTGCAGGACGCGATCATGGACGCGGTGGAGAGGTACCCGGTGGACGGCGTCCACTTCGACGACTACTTCTACCCCTACCCGGTGGCCGGCGAGGACTTCGACGACGCCGCGAGCCACGCGGCCCACGGCGCGGGCTTCGCCACCCGGGCCGACTGGCGGCGGGCCAACATCGACCGGCTGGTGCGGGAGACGGCCGAGCGGGTCCGGGCGGTGCGGCCCGCCGCCCGTTTCGGCGTCAGCCCCTTCGGGGTGTGGCGCAACGCCGCCACGGACCCGCGCGGCTCGGCCACGACCGCGGGCGTGCAGACCTACGACGACCTGCACGCGGACACCCTCACCTGGGTGCGCGAGGGCTGGCTCGACTACGTCGTTCCGCAGCTCTACTGGCACGTCGGCCTGCCCGCCGCCGACTACGCCACGCTGCTGGCCTGGTGGGCGGGGGCCGTGCGGGGCAGCCGCACCCGCCTCTACATCGGCGAGGCGCTCTACAAGGCCGGCGACCCGGCCCAGGACGCGCGGTGGCAGGACCCCGCCGAACTCTCCGGGCACCTGGCCCGCGCCCGGCTCCACCCGGAGGTGCGCGGCCACGTCTTCTTCGCGGCGAGGGACCTGGCGGAGGACCGTATCGGCGCGATGGCCCGCGTGACGGCCGACCACTACGGCCGCCCGGCCGGCCCCCCGCGCTGA
- a CDS encoding DUF1918 domain-containing protein, whose protein sequence is MHADKGDRLVQHGRVVGQQDKVAEIVEVMGDKGSPPYRVRFEDGHEAVCSPGPDAEIRPRETRR, encoded by the coding sequence ATGCACGCAGACAAGGGTGACCGCCTCGTCCAGCACGGCCGGGTGGTCGGACAGCAGGACAAGGTCGCGGAGATCGTCGAAGTCATGGGCGACAAGGGCAGCCCCCCGTACCGGGTCCGGTTCGAGGACGGCCACGAGGCCGTCTGCTCGCCCGGCCCGGACGCGGAGATCCGCCCCCGCGAGACACGGCGCTAG
- a CDS encoding histidine phosphatase family protein produces MALRVTFVAAARGSPLLGGRFGDDRPLDQSGWDEVLRAAPGLLPLAAAELRYCSPTPRSRATGDALGYAPLVQLALRECDMGRWHGLTVGEAMAREPAAVDAWLSDPRAAPHGGESLLALITRVGGWLDTRPGGDGDRLVAVAEPSVIRAALVYALNAPPASYWNLDVRPLSATTVTGRAGRWHLCL; encoded by the coding sequence ATGGCGCTTCGGGTCACGTTCGTCGCGGCCGCACGCGGCTCTCCGCTGCTCGGGGGGCGCTTCGGGGACGACCGGCCGCTGGACCAGTCCGGATGGGACGAGGTGCTGCGTGCCGCGCCCGGCCTGCTGCCGCTGGCGGCGGCCGAGTTGCGCTACTGCTCGCCCACCCCGCGCAGCCGCGCCACCGGAGACGCCCTCGGATACGCACCCCTCGTCCAACTCGCCCTGCGCGAATGCGACATGGGGCGCTGGCACGGGCTGACCGTCGGCGAGGCGATGGCCCGGGAACCCGCCGCCGTGGACGCCTGGCTCAGCGATCCCCGTGCCGCCCCGCACGGCGGTGAATCGCTGCTGGCCCTCATCACCCGGGTCGGCGGCTGGCTCGACACCCGGCCCGGTGGCGACGGCGACCGGCTCGTGGCGGTCGCCGAGCCCTCGGTGATCCGGGCCGCCCTCGTCTACGCGCTGAACGCGCCGCCCGCCTCGTACTGGAACCTCGACGTGCGCCCCCTGTCGGCCACCACCGTCACCGGGCGCGCGGGCCGCTGGCACCTGTGCCTGTAG
- a CDS encoding DUF6314 family protein, whose translation MSGQWAVPDVLAYLAGRWRTQRTVRDLDRGAEGRFEGCTVFEESADGGLIGRERGEFTWQGVTRPAARTLRYLPGTAPGTADVRFADGRPFHDLDLSTGRHVAGHPCSADHYRGEFTVRSAVRWRTVWRVAGPAKDLVLVTDHVREH comes from the coding sequence ATGAGTGGGCAGTGGGCGGTTCCGGACGTCCTGGCGTACCTCGCGGGGCGGTGGCGGACTCAGCGGACCGTACGGGACCTGGACAGGGGCGCCGAGGGCCGCTTCGAGGGGTGCACCGTGTTCGAGGAGAGCGCGGACGGCGGGCTGATCGGCCGGGAGCGCGGGGAGTTCACCTGGCAGGGCGTGACCCGGCCCGCCGCACGCACGCTGCGCTACCTGCCGGGGACCGCGCCGGGCACGGCGGACGTACGGTTCGCCGACGGGCGGCCCTTCCACGACCTGGACCTGTCCACCGGGCGCCACGTGGCCGGGCACCCGTGCTCCGCCGACCACTACCGCGGCGAGTTCACCGTCCGCAGCGCCGTCCGGTGGCGGACGGTGTGGCGGGTGGCCGGGCCGGCGAAGGACCTGGTGCTGGTCACCGACCACGTGCGCGAGCACTGA
- the argC gene encoding N-acetyl-gamma-glutamyl-phosphate reductase, whose amino-acid sequence MAVRAAVAGASGYAGGELLRLLLTHPEIEIGALTGNANAGQRLGALQPHLLPLADRVLEPTTPEVLAGHDVVFLALPHGQSAAVAEQLGPDVLVIDMGADFRLADAAAWERFYGSPHAGTWPYGLPELPGGRAALEGSKRVAVPGCYPTAVSLALWPAYAAGLAEPEAVVVAASGTSGAGKAPKPHLLGSEVMGSMSPYGVGGVHRHTPEMIQNLGAAAGEPVTVSFTPTLAPMSRGILATCTAAARPGVTAESLRAAYEKAYADEPFVRLLPEGQWPATASVHGSNAVVVQVAHDTAADRIIAISAIDNLTKGTAGGAVQSMNIALGLDETTALTTIGVAP is encoded by the coding sequence ATGGCGGTACGTGCGGCAGTGGCCGGAGCGAGTGGATACGCGGGCGGAGAGCTGCTGCGTCTGCTCCTCACGCACCCGGAGATCGAGATCGGCGCCCTGACCGGCAACGCGAACGCCGGACAGAGGCTGGGGGCGCTCCAGCCGCACCTGCTGCCGCTCGCCGACCGCGTCCTGGAGCCGACCACGCCAGAGGTCCTCGCCGGGCACGACGTGGTCTTCCTCGCACTGCCCCACGGGCAGTCCGCCGCCGTCGCCGAACAGCTCGGGCCGGACGTCCTGGTGATCGACATGGGCGCCGACTTCCGGCTCGCGGACGCCGCCGCCTGGGAGCGGTTCTACGGCTCCCCGCACGCCGGCACCTGGCCCTACGGCCTTCCCGAACTGCCGGGTGGCCGCGCCGCGCTGGAGGGGTCCAAGCGCGTCGCGGTGCCCGGTTGCTACCCGACCGCCGTCTCGCTCGCGCTCTGGCCGGCCTACGCCGCCGGACTCGCCGAGCCCGAGGCCGTCGTCGTCGCCGCCTCCGGCACCTCCGGCGCCGGCAAGGCACCCAAGCCGCACCTGCTCGGCAGCGAGGTCATGGGCTCCATGTCTCCCTACGGCGTCGGCGGGGTCCACCGGCACACCCCCGAGATGATCCAGAACCTCGGCGCGGCGGCCGGCGAGCCCGTCACCGTCTCCTTCACCCCGACCCTCGCGCCGATGTCCCGCGGCATCCTCGCCACCTGCACCGCCGCCGCCCGCCCCGGCGTCACCGCCGAGTCGCTGCGCGCCGCGTACGAGAAGGCGTACGCCGACGAGCCCTTCGTGCGGCTGCTGCCCGAGGGGCAGTGGCCCGCCACCGCCTCCGTCCACGGCTCCAACGCCGTGGTGGTGCAGGTCGCCCACGACACCGCGGCGGACCGGATCATCGCGATCAGCGCCATCGACAACCTGACCAAGGGCACCGCGGGCGGTGCCGTGCAGAGCATGAACATCGCCCTGGGCCTCGACGAGACCACCGCACTGACGACGATCGGAGTTGCGCCGTGA